One stretch of Corallococcus soli DNA includes these proteins:
- a CDS encoding SLC13 family permease: protein MALAIFLFTYIFIAGARLPFLKLDRPGGALLGATLMVVAGVVTPAEVFGHSADRAEQAIDMDTLVLLLGMMLLAAYLSQAKFFRATGAKALRVAHTPRVLLVAVTFVSAVLSAFLVNDTVCLFLTPLVLVVVEDARLPPVPYLLAVCMGSNSGSVATFTGNPQNMLIQGASGLGYARFAGYMALPALLSTAIVALALLYLFRKELPAARFDAHPPPIDVDRKLLALSLGVLLGVVVAFFAGLPMSWSALAGGVLVMTLSGHDSREALERVDWVLLLFFASLFVVVHGVHKAGWAEEIRQVFSPLMAGPPWRETLGFAFLTLVASNLFSNVPFVMLARAWVPAMQQPELAWHVLALGSTLAGNLTLVGSVANLIVFEAARGKVRMGFVDYLRVGVPVTLVSFAVGLGVLLAEHALFP, encoded by the coding sequence GTGGCGCTCGCGATCTTCCTCTTCACGTACATCTTCATCGCCGGGGCGAGGCTGCCCTTCCTCAAGCTGGACCGTCCCGGAGGCGCGCTGCTGGGCGCCACGCTGATGGTCGTCGCGGGCGTCGTCACCCCCGCGGAGGTGTTCGGCCACAGCGCGGATCGGGCCGAACAGGCCATCGACATGGACACGCTCGTCCTGCTGCTGGGGATGATGCTGCTGGCCGCGTACCTGTCCCAGGCGAAGTTCTTCCGCGCCACCGGCGCGAAGGCGCTGCGCGTCGCCCACACGCCCCGCGTGCTGCTCGTCGCCGTCACGTTCGTCAGCGCCGTGCTGTCCGCGTTCCTCGTCAACGACACCGTGTGCCTGTTCCTCACGCCGCTGGTGCTCGTGGTGGTGGAGGACGCGCGCCTGCCGCCCGTGCCGTACCTGCTCGCGGTGTGCATGGGCAGCAACAGCGGCTCGGTGGCCACGTTCACCGGCAACCCGCAGAACATGCTGATTCAAGGCGCGTCCGGCCTGGGCTACGCGCGCTTCGCCGGGTACATGGCCCTGCCCGCCCTGCTCTCCACCGCCATCGTCGCGCTCGCGCTCCTGTACCTGTTCCGCAAGGAGCTGCCCGCCGCCCGCTTCGACGCGCACCCGCCCCCCATCGACGTGGACCGCAAGCTGCTGGCGCTGTCGCTCGGGGTGCTGCTGGGCGTGGTGGTGGCGTTCTTCGCGGGCCTGCCCATGAGCTGGAGCGCGCTCGCGGGCGGGGTGCTGGTGATGACGCTGTCCGGGCACGACTCGCGCGAGGCGCTGGAGCGCGTGGACTGGGTGCTGCTGCTCTTCTTCGCCAGCCTCTTCGTCGTCGTGCACGGGGTGCACAAGGCGGGCTGGGCGGAGGAGATCCGCCAGGTGTTCTCCCCGCTGATGGCCGGGCCGCCGTGGCGCGAGACGCTGGGCTTCGCGTTCCTCACGCTCGTGGCCTCCAACCTCTTCAGCAACGTGCCCTTCGTGATGCTGGCCCGCGCGTGGGTGCCGGCCATGCAACAGCCGGAGCTCGCGTGGCACGTGCTCGCGCTGGGCTCCACGCTGGCGGGCAACCTCACGCTCGTCGGCAGCGTGGCGAACCTCATCGTCTTCGAGGCCGCGCGCGGCAAGGTGCGCATGGGCTTCGTCGACTACCTGCGCGTGGGCGTGCCCGTCACCCTGGTCAGCTTCGCCGTGGGGCTGGGCGTGCTCCTGGCGGAGCACGCCCTCTTTCCCTGA
- a CDS encoding NUDIX hydrolase — protein sequence MTDGRSWQGNWKARLYERVRERGYDSLIAFAEARPTASLVALAEELGRDDIAGVQVFSGLVAEAERSHQVTRLVRGQFVRELCTYLPNGWPAALDDDVRMEVAMALSQWSAYTPETHKERVRQARATLRATPPPPGWRPLGPDDALLRTLLPDEDA from the coding sequence ATGACCGACGGACGTTCGTGGCAGGGGAACTGGAAGGCCCGCCTGTACGAACGCGTCCGCGAACGCGGCTACGATTCGCTGATCGCCTTTGCCGAGGCACGCCCTACCGCCTCGCTGGTGGCGCTGGCCGAGGAGCTTGGACGGGATGACATCGCCGGTGTGCAGGTATTCAGCGGTCTGGTGGCCGAGGCGGAGCGCAGCCATCAGGTCACCCGCCTGGTTCGCGGGCAGTTCGTGCGCGAACTGTGCACGTACCTCCCAAACGGGTGGCCGGCAGCGCTGGATGACGACGTTCGGATGGAGGTTGCCATGGCGCTCAGTCAGTGGTCGGCGTACACCCCAGAAACCCATAAGGAGCGGGTCAGGCAGGCCAGGGCCACACTCCGCGCGACTCCGCCCCCGCCCGGCTGGCGTCCGCTCGGTCCTGACGACGCGCTGCTCCGCACGCTCCTGCCTGACGAGGACGCCTGA
- a CDS encoding DUF2380 domain-containing protein yields MKDSRGGVAAAFSKLAARPPALGGWGLNGVFTRYLDQGSHQLAWLQGALGSATALTDAASEVGDSGMELGLLGMTGPRLQAALFGTLLLATWVDFLHLSDAVLRHCPMCSVEKLFADLHRVQGMMEPTLTGLSSLDPARVEVAATAMPELMGKLTREFDALHRETRATMKLGGQVIAAMQAVEALTLISTLKMSLPRLPPSTPATLGVGLVMSSGGVMVGSRMVVSAEWVEMMRRLVQAGVLSVPAVSAAVRIHGGQVLMAQAHQDLPKGVRDALGDSPEVRGMQVTDRAGAGMSKAPKHHVLPQEHREWFAQRGFRDDLDIDNFCVRLEQAHHEAIHGGGNWRLGRTWPGEWNRMIMEVLRDAEAEAGRQLTRNAVLRIVGNNMKLYDIPMNFTKGRSR; encoded by the coding sequence ATGAAGGACTCCAGGGGCGGCGTCGCAGCCGCGTTCTCCAAGCTCGCGGCCCGTCCTCCGGCCCTCGGGGGATGGGGCCTCAACGGCGTCTTCACCCGCTATCTCGACCAGGGCTCCCATCAATTGGCGTGGCTTCAGGGTGCGCTCGGGAGCGCCACCGCGCTGACGGATGCAGCCTCGGAAGTCGGCGATTCGGGGATGGAACTGGGCCTGCTCGGCATGACGGGGCCCCGACTCCAGGCGGCTTTGTTCGGCACCCTGCTGCTGGCCACCTGGGTTGACTTCCTCCACCTCTCGGACGCGGTGCTCCGCCACTGCCCGATGTGCAGTGTCGAGAAGCTGTTCGCCGACCTTCATCGCGTGCAGGGGATGATGGAGCCCACGCTGACGGGCCTCTCCTCTCTGGACCCGGCGCGGGTGGAGGTGGCGGCGACCGCGATGCCCGAGCTGATGGGAAAGCTGACCCGTGAGTTCGACGCGCTCCATCGAGAGACCCGCGCGACGATGAAGCTCGGTGGGCAGGTCATCGCGGCGATGCAGGCAGTGGAGGCGCTCACCTTGATTTCCACGCTGAAGATGTCGCTGCCACGGCTGCCGCCCTCCACTCCCGCCACGCTCGGCGTGGGCCTCGTGATGAGTTCGGGGGGAGTCATGGTGGGCTCGCGGATGGTTGTCTCCGCCGAGTGGGTGGAGATGATGCGAAGGCTCGTGCAGGCGGGCGTCCTCTCCGTTCCTGCCGTCAGCGCGGCCGTCCGCATCCATGGCGGACAGGTCCTGATGGCCCAAGCACATCAGGACCTGCCCAAGGGCGTGCGCGACGCACTGGGGGACAGCCCCGAGGTGCGCGGCATGCAGGTGACGGACAGAGCTGGGGCGGGCATGTCCAAGGCACCGAAACACCACGTCCTGCCGCAAGAGCACCGCGAGTGGTTCGCGCAGCGCGGTTTCAGGGACGACCTGGACATCGACAACTTCTGCGTCCGGTTGGAGCAGGCACACCACGAGGCGATTCACGGCGGCGGCAACTGGCGCCTGGGGCGCACATGGCCCGGCGAATGGAACCGGATGATCATGGAGGTGCTGCGCGATGCTGAGGCCGAAGCTGGCCGGCAGTTGACGCGGAATGCGGTCCTGAGGATCGTCGGAAACAACATGAAGCTCTACGACATCCCGATGAATTTCACCAAGGGGAGAAGCCGATGA
- a CDS encoding helix-turn-helix domain-containing protein — MNEELAITIGTAARAAREHLGLMQAEVAERIGLVPAVYSRLERGKMLPSVPSLHRLCQELRVSPETLMGLTPRARGRKAQRSQEEETPKLRRLLHLAQKLEEEDLDALLHVASALAR, encoded by the coding sequence ATGAACGAAGAACTGGCCATCACCATTGGCACCGCGGCCCGCGCCGCCCGTGAGCACCTGGGACTGATGCAGGCCGAAGTGGCCGAACGCATCGGGCTGGTCCCTGCCGTCTACAGCCGTCTGGAGCGCGGCAAGATGCTGCCCAGCGTCCCCTCCCTCCATCGCCTCTGTCAGGAGCTGCGGGTCTCCCCTGAGACGTTGATGGGTCTGACACCCAGAGCCCGCGGGCGAAAGGCTCAGCGATCCCAGGAAGAAGAGACGCCCAAGCTGCGCCGGCTCCTCCACCTCGCACAGAAGCTGGAGGAGGAGGACCTGGACGCCCTCCTCCACGTCGCCTCCGCGCTGGCGCGCTGA
- a CDS encoding serine/threonine-protein kinase — translation MRPPPALWAPGARVLGYTLERQLGQGGFGTVYLARCEGLPCAVKLLHLRRVGERAEREVSILARLHHPNVVKILGHGYWPVAEPQFAVIAMEYVDGRPLDAWAWEENPTARRVADVVLDVARALAAAHADGVVHRDVKEANVMVRTSDGLAKLVDFGVGDYEGARSLTQDILPPGTPDYRSPEAWRFLRSHRDVPGARFTAGPSDDLWALGLVLYQLLTARFPFDGPDAHALTEAILSSVPTLPHELNARVPRALSDVCMRLLEKTPEARTSSAQAVCESLVEALREADETWEVPLCDAYDEDSATTEGGGDSFEKWRNRPRHRPRRGKRASPRKPPAQPGDAAPAAGAEAPLQGTTVRGAPWRGWPSRTLAALALVLVLITMGAALARWAPRASGSAPARQEVAPSGKAPQGGLAAAPNRPEAVALPPTLQEVSATVTTQTTDTPSLPPPSKPMKKGMTVMARAVGTVATCAALGCPSGPQLRSPPPPEPCPVGAVKAMEKLGIDLEDKHPALFVFSRPHVISVREGPTELILAGHWADMPSMTVLSGRLIMRDRVYGHLTWATTPKGDSFPVCMEVYAEEGQRGMAREPGDDSPSSARIFTTARVKAVGGFE, via the coding sequence ATGAGACCACCGCCGGCCCTCTGGGCGCCCGGTGCCCGGGTGCTGGGCTACACGCTGGAGCGACAGTTGGGGCAGGGCGGCTTCGGCACCGTGTACCTCGCGCGATGTGAAGGCCTGCCGTGCGCGGTGAAGCTGCTGCACCTCCGGCGCGTGGGCGAACGGGCGGAGCGCGAAGTCTCCATCCTTGCCCGCCTGCACCACCCCAACGTGGTGAAGATCCTGGGCCATGGATACTGGCCGGTGGCGGAGCCGCAGTTCGCCGTCATCGCCATGGAGTACGTGGACGGGCGCCCGCTGGACGCGTGGGCCTGGGAGGAGAACCCCACCGCGCGGCGGGTGGCGGACGTGGTGCTGGACGTGGCCCGGGCGCTCGCCGCCGCCCACGCGGACGGGGTGGTGCACCGGGACGTGAAGGAGGCCAACGTCATGGTGCGCACCTCGGATGGCCTGGCCAAGTTGGTGGACTTCGGCGTCGGCGACTACGAGGGGGCGCGCTCGCTGACGCAGGACATCCTCCCGCCAGGGACGCCGGACTACCGCTCGCCGGAGGCGTGGAGGTTCCTGCGAAGTCACCGCGACGTCCCGGGGGCCCGCTTCACCGCGGGACCGTCGGACGACTTGTGGGCGCTGGGGCTGGTCCTCTACCAGCTGTTGACGGCACGCTTCCCCTTCGACGGGCCGGATGCCCACGCGTTGACGGAGGCCATCCTCTCCAGCGTGCCCACGCTCCCCCACGAGCTGAACGCCCGCGTGCCCCGGGCCCTGAGTGACGTGTGCATGCGGCTCTTGGAGAAGACGCCCGAGGCGCGTACGTCGAGCGCCCAGGCCGTCTGCGAATCGCTGGTGGAGGCGCTGCGCGAGGCGGATGAGACGTGGGAGGTGCCGCTCTGCGATGCCTACGACGAGGACTCCGCGACGACGGAGGGCGGTGGAGACAGCTTCGAGAAATGGCGGAATCGGCCACGGCACCGGCCCCGCCGGGGCAAGCGGGCTTCTCCTCGGAAGCCGCCAGCGCAGCCCGGGGACGCGGCCCCGGCGGCGGGGGCTGAAGCACCTCTTCAAGGGACGACGGTGCGGGGGGCACCATGGAGGGGCTGGCCCTCCCGTACCCTGGCAGCGCTGGCCCTGGTGCTGGTGCTGATCACGATGGGGGCGGCGCTGGCGCGGTGGGCTCCACGCGCTTCGGGTTCCGCTCCGGCCCGTCAGGAAGTAGCGCCATCCGGCAAGGCGCCGCAAGGTGGTCTGGCCGCGGCTCCCAACAGGCCGGAGGCCGTCGCTCTTCCCCCGACGCTCCAGGAGGTTTCAGCCACCGTGACGACGCAGACCACAGACACCCCGTCCCTTCCGCCCCCGTCGAAGCCCATGAAGAAGGGCATGACCGTCATGGCCCGCGCGGTGGGGACCGTCGCGACCTGCGCGGCCCTCGGGTGCCCCTCCGGGCCCCAGCTCCGCTCCCCGCCTCCGCCCGAGCCATGTCCCGTGGGGGCCGTGAAGGCCATGGAGAAGCTGGGGATCGACCTGGAGGACAAGCATCCCGCGCTTTTTGTCTTCAGTCGGCCTCACGTCATCTCCGTGCGCGAGGGACCCACGGAGCTGATCCTGGCAGGCCACTGGGCGGACATGCCGAGCATGACGGTGCTGTCGGGCCGGCTCATCATGAGGGACCGCGTCTATGGGCACCTGACGTGGGCGACGACGCCGAAGGGTGACAGCTTCCCCGTGTGCATGGAGGTCTATGCGGAGGAAGGGCAGCGAGGGATGGCCCGCGAGCCCGGAGACGATTCGCCCTCCAGTGCCCGCATCTTCACGACCGCCAGAGTGAAGGCGGTCGGTGGGTTCGAGTAG
- a CDS encoding DUF2381 family protein has translation MPSSSFFVLLGFLFASGAAVAQAESPSTVPGARRIELAPDEAPPPSEISVSPGLSSGFYFDSDLLREGIELEGRERFSLVDVGQATLRLVPSSRVIPGETFRLVVRFRDGAAPVSASFLLRVHPAKAEPLVEVYRGKRTIEAYQQEAREAHAKLLICQGENAQLSAEHDAPAGLTGLISTGALDESGVASRVVSKDVVQTAGSGLEATLVQSFRSKKGVAVELFLKLKSGAQPWSAKGALLRGRAGTDLKVIRVWQEQPIPVGGASRIVVEAEATAAAAQGAFSLKLWEEGGPRTVTISNVTFP, from the coding sequence GTGCCTTCTTCTTCCTTCTTTGTTCTCCTGGGATTCCTGTTCGCGAGTGGAGCCGCTGTCGCTCAGGCGGAATCCCCTTCCACCGTGCCGGGGGCACGCCGCATTGAACTGGCCCCTGACGAAGCTCCGCCTCCATCCGAGATCTCGGTGAGCCCAGGGTTGTCCTCTGGCTTCTATTTCGATTCAGACCTGCTGCGCGAGGGCATCGAGTTGGAAGGCCGGGAGCGCTTCTCACTGGTGGATGTGGGGCAAGCCACCCTCCGACTGGTTCCTTCGTCGCGCGTGATTCCCGGGGAGACGTTTCGGCTGGTCGTGCGTTTCAGGGATGGAGCGGCGCCGGTGAGTGCCTCCTTCCTGCTGCGAGTCCATCCCGCGAAGGCGGAGCCACTCGTCGAGGTCTATCGTGGGAAGCGGACGATTGAGGCCTACCAGCAAGAAGCCAGGGAGGCTCACGCGAAGCTGTTGATCTGCCAGGGAGAGAACGCGCAATTGAGTGCCGAGCACGATGCGCCAGCGGGCTTGACAGGGCTCATCTCCACGGGAGCACTGGATGAGTCGGGAGTGGCCTCCAGGGTCGTGAGCAAGGACGTGGTCCAGACGGCTGGGAGCGGGCTCGAAGCAACCCTGGTTCAAAGCTTCCGCTCCAAGAAGGGCGTTGCCGTGGAACTCTTCCTGAAGTTGAAGTCAGGCGCCCAGCCTTGGAGCGCGAAGGGCGCATTGCTTCGAGGCAGAGCCGGCACGGACTTGAAGGTGATCCGTGTGTGGCAGGAGCAACCCATTCCCGTGGGAGGGGCCAGTCGCATCGTCGTCGAGGCCGAGGCCACGGCCGCTGCTGCCCAGGGGGCCTTCTCGCTCAAGCTCTGGGAGGAAGGCGGCCCGCGCACCGTCACGATCAGCAACGTGACGTTCCCGTAG
- a CDS encoding DEAD/DEAH box helicase: MKPEKETEAFSGPRRSPWSGDRGLEAVLQGWRKDRQVWPNLVLDAVTPARAGVFAPLPEDLAPQVRDALRKRGVEQLFSHQAEAFERARDGESLVIATPTASGKSLCYNLPLLNRFAREPDARALYLFPTKALSRDQEESLRAFMREAGLGHGAITFDGDTPGDARRAARERAGVVLTNPDMLHTGILPHHANWARLFANLRYVVIDELHTYRGVFGSHLANVLRRLQRVARFHGASPTFILASATIGNPKAHAERMLGREVALVSESGAPSGERRVMVYNPPVVNAELGIRASYLKSAVRLTADLVRAGVSTLLFGQSRNNVEVMLKYLRDRFVEEKLDPALIQGYRGGYLPGTRRATEAAMRAGEVRCVVATNALELGIDIGSLDAVVCAGYPGSVAALSQRFGRAGRRGMGSLALLVTSSAPLDQYFASDPKALTGAPVEHARIDPDNVEILVQHLKCAAFELPFEEGDAFGDVPVENTTEALDFLTQHQVVHPSQAAEGGRRMFHWSSDAYPAHHVSLRSVGWDNVVVIERGSDRTLAEMDFRSAHTQLHEQAIYQHDSEQYQVELLDLENHKAFVRKVAPDYFTDAMTNVRVSVIQEDQGAPLGPTLHAGLGEVSVIEKVVGYKKIKYHTHENVGYGDVRLPEMQMHTSALWLTVPEAVVRSMDAPRPAVIDALRGLGSALRTVACVGLMSDPRDLGRTLGSRDEPDGPPRKEGGVGFEPTLFLYDNVPGGVGLAARLYDQREELLLRSRKLLESCPCEDGCPACIGPTAGGQPGSAPVGTHPRKRLALDLLAALGVAGVQ, translated from the coding sequence ATGAAGCCCGAGAAGGAAACCGAGGCTTTTTCCGGCCCACGTCGCTCACCGTGGTCGGGGGATCGCGGGCTGGAGGCCGTGCTCCAGGGGTGGCGGAAGGACCGGCAGGTGTGGCCGAACCTGGTGCTCGACGCCGTGACGCCCGCGCGGGCCGGCGTCTTCGCGCCGCTGCCGGAGGACCTGGCGCCCCAGGTGCGGGACGCGCTGCGCAAGCGTGGCGTGGAGCAGCTCTTCTCCCATCAGGCGGAGGCCTTCGAGCGGGCCCGCGACGGGGAGAGCCTGGTCATCGCCACGCCCACCGCGTCCGGCAAGAGCCTCTGCTACAACCTGCCGCTGCTCAATCGCTTCGCGCGGGAGCCGGACGCGAGGGCGCTCTACCTGTTCCCCACGAAGGCCCTGTCGCGCGACCAGGAAGAGTCGCTGCGGGCCTTCATGCGCGAGGCGGGCCTGGGCCACGGCGCCATCACCTTCGACGGGGACACGCCGGGGGATGCGCGGCGGGCGGCCCGGGAGCGCGCGGGCGTGGTGCTCACCAACCCGGACATGCTGCACACGGGCATCCTTCCGCACCATGCGAACTGGGCGCGGCTGTTCGCGAACCTGCGCTACGTCGTCATCGACGAGCTGCACACGTACCGGGGCGTCTTCGGCTCCCACCTGGCGAACGTGCTGCGCCGCTTGCAGCGCGTGGCCCGGTTCCACGGCGCGTCCCCCACGTTCATCCTGGCGTCGGCGACCATCGGCAATCCGAAGGCGCACGCGGAGCGGATGCTGGGGCGCGAGGTGGCGCTGGTGTCGGAGAGCGGGGCCCCGTCCGGCGAGCGCCGGGTGATGGTCTACAACCCGCCGGTGGTGAACGCGGAGCTGGGCATCCGGGCCAGCTACCTGAAGAGCGCGGTGCGGCTCACGGCGGATCTGGTGCGCGCGGGGGTGTCCACGCTGCTCTTCGGGCAGTCGCGCAACAACGTGGAGGTGATGCTCAAGTACCTGCGCGACCGGTTCGTGGAGGAGAAGCTGGACCCGGCGCTCATCCAGGGCTACCGGGGCGGCTACCTGCCGGGCACCCGGCGCGCCACCGAAGCCGCGATGCGCGCGGGCGAGGTGCGCTGCGTGGTGGCCACCAACGCGCTGGAGCTGGGCATCGACATCGGCTCGCTGGACGCGGTGGTGTGCGCCGGCTACCCGGGCTCCGTGGCGGCGCTGTCGCAGCGCTTCGGCCGGGCAGGGCGCCGGGGCATGGGGAGCCTGGCGCTGCTCGTCACCTCCAGCGCGCCGTTGGATCAATACTTCGCGTCGGATCCGAAGGCGCTCACGGGCGCGCCGGTGGAGCACGCGCGGATTGATCCGGACAACGTGGAGATCCTCGTGCAGCACCTGAAGTGCGCGGCCTTCGAGCTGCCCTTCGAGGAAGGAGACGCGTTCGGGGACGTGCCGGTGGAGAACACCACGGAGGCGCTGGACTTCCTCACGCAGCACCAGGTGGTGCACCCGTCGCAGGCGGCGGAGGGCGGGCGGCGGATGTTCCACTGGTCGTCGGACGCGTACCCGGCGCACCACGTCTCGCTGCGCAGCGTGGGCTGGGACAACGTGGTCGTCATCGAGCGCGGCAGCGACCGGACGCTGGCGGAGATGGACTTCCGATCCGCGCACACGCAGTTGCACGAGCAGGCCATCTACCAGCACGACTCGGAGCAGTACCAGGTGGAGCTGCTGGACCTGGAGAACCACAAGGCGTTCGTGCGCAAGGTGGCACCGGACTACTTCACCGACGCGATGACGAACGTGCGCGTGAGCGTGATTCAGGAGGACCAGGGCGCGCCGCTGGGCCCGACGCTGCACGCGGGGCTGGGCGAGGTGTCCGTCATCGAGAAGGTCGTGGGCTACAAGAAGATCAAGTACCACACGCATGAGAACGTCGGTTACGGCGACGTGCGGCTGCCGGAGATGCAGATGCACACCTCGGCGCTGTGGCTGACGGTGCCGGAGGCGGTGGTGCGGTCCATGGATGCGCCCCGGCCGGCGGTCATCGACGCGCTGCGGGGCCTGGGGTCGGCGCTGCGCACGGTGGCGTGCGTGGGGCTGATGAGCGATCCGCGCGACCTGGGCCGGACGCTCGGCAGCCGGGACGAACCGGACGGCCCGCCGCGCAAGGAGGGGGGCGTGGGCTTCGAGCCGACGCTGTTCCTCTACGACAACGTGCCCGGAGGCGTGGGGCTGGCGGCGCGGCTGTACGATCAACGCGAGGAGCTGCTGCTGCGCTCGCGCAAGCTGCTGGAGTCGTGTCCCTGCGAGGACGGGTGTCCGGCGTGCATCGGGCCGACGGCGGGTGGACAGCCGGGGAGTGCTCCGGTGGGAACGCATCCGCGCAAGCGACTGGCCCTGGACCTGCTGGCGGCGCTCGGCGTCGCCGGGGTGCAGTGA
- a CDS encoding ribonuclease H-like domain-containing protein yields the protein MDLKRKLSRLTSAGPGGSRGPPAPVNAVVEARAGEPVPDAQVALRQAVMRATVAEAQGQREVLEEAGTTTVAEVLVEALRKRLSMDGDASPPLPSSGADESGEASGLVDLREEARRRFAVRKAGVADGPADPRVESLRQMLSFWAERQGTASARRAVAPVPEPRALPVEARTTSFGTVHVAEQVYPPEHRHGTAPVAAALDVESRLVASLALHPELESVDFTRMLMLDTETTGLAGGTGTVPFLVGLAWFEGRSLRVQQLFLRRMGEEAPMLRLLAERMASSSCLVTYNGKSFDWPLLRTRFVLNRVPVPKELPHLDLLHCARRVFKHRGEGARLVHLESKVLGHHRVDDVDGSLIPELYFRFLRGTDGSELVPVLEHNQKDLLLLAALLGDLVRRFKAEGTERQDPRDLLGFALVAERAGDPARALSFAAAAAEGGGPVGIEALVVASRLSRRAGDCETAVAHLQRALTFARPGQGATLHLSLTKLYEHSLKDLPRALFHARLAAPVELPADHQLRLERLERRLSRQGA from the coding sequence ATGGACCTGAAGCGCAAGCTGTCGCGATTGACCAGCGCGGGCCCCGGCGGTTCGCGGGGGCCTCCGGCTCCGGTGAACGCCGTGGTGGAGGCACGCGCCGGGGAGCCGGTGCCGGACGCGCAGGTGGCACTGCGTCAGGCGGTGATGCGCGCAACGGTCGCGGAGGCACAAGGCCAGCGCGAGGTGTTGGAAGAAGCCGGGACGACCACCGTCGCGGAGGTTCTGGTGGAGGCGCTGCGCAAGCGCCTCTCGATGGACGGCGACGCGTCGCCCCCGCTCCCCTCGTCAGGGGCGGATGAGTCCGGGGAGGCTTCGGGCCTCGTGGACCTGCGCGAGGAAGCGCGGCGGCGGTTCGCGGTCCGGAAGGCTGGCGTCGCGGACGGCCCGGCGGATCCCCGGGTGGAGTCGCTGCGCCAGATGCTGTCCTTCTGGGCGGAGCGTCAGGGCACGGCCTCCGCGCGGCGGGCGGTGGCCCCGGTGCCCGAGCCCCGGGCGCTGCCGGTGGAGGCGCGCACGACGTCGTTCGGCACGGTGCACGTCGCGGAGCAGGTGTATCCGCCAGAGCATCGTCACGGCACGGCGCCGGTGGCGGCGGCGCTCGACGTGGAGTCGCGGCTGGTGGCGAGCCTCGCGCTGCACCCGGAGCTGGAGTCGGTGGACTTCACGCGGATGCTGATGCTGGACACGGAGACGACGGGGCTCGCGGGTGGCACGGGCACGGTGCCGTTCCTGGTGGGGCTCGCGTGGTTCGAGGGTCGCTCGCTGCGCGTGCAGCAGCTCTTCCTGCGGCGCATGGGGGAAGAGGCGCCCATGCTGCGCCTGCTGGCAGAGCGCATGGCGTCGTCGTCCTGCCTCGTCACGTACAACGGCAAGAGCTTCGACTGGCCGCTGTTGCGCACGCGCTTCGTGCTCAACCGGGTGCCGGTGCCGAAGGAATTGCCGCACCTGGACCTGCTGCACTGCGCGCGGCGCGTGTTCAAGCACCGGGGCGAGGGCGCGAGGCTGGTGCACCTGGAGTCGAAGGTGCTGGGGCACCACCGGGTGGATGACGTGGACGGCTCGCTCATCCCGGAGCTGTACTTCCGCTTCCTGCGCGGCACGGACGGCTCGGAGCTGGTGCCGGTGCTGGAGCACAACCAGAAGGACCTGCTGCTGCTGGCGGCGCTGCTGGGCGACCTGGTGCGCCGCTTCAAGGCGGAGGGCACGGAGCGGCAGGATCCCCGGGATCTGCTCGGCTTCGCGCTGGTGGCGGAGCGGGCAGGGGACCCAGCGCGGGCGCTGAGCTTCGCGGCGGCGGCGGCAGAGGGCGGCGGCCCGGTGGGGATTGAAGCGCTGGTGGTGGCCTCGCGGCTCTCACGACGGGCCGGGGACTGCGAGACGGCGGTGGCGCACCTGCAACGGGCCCTGACGTTCGCGCGGCCCGGACAGGGCGCGACGCTGCACCTGTCGTTGACGAAGCTGTATGAGCACTCGCTGAAGGACCTGCCCCGGGCCCTGTTCCACGCGCGGCTGGCCGCGCCGGTGGAGCTGCCCGCGGACCACCAGCTCCGGCTGGAGCGGCTGGAGCGCCGGCTGTCACGTCAGGGCGCCTGA
- a CDS encoding biotin/lipoyl-binding protein, whose protein sequence is MFTLCVLSAMVRMDRTADGAAQLRLGESVDVLAPAAGRVVSVDVGLGQDVTVGQVLARLETGSGPVEVTAPQPARVYFLLEPETQVAEGKPVAALRLPDTVVSLFVLFPGEFRAELAPGVPMELQLDGVPQPIETVIESVEGPEASLRYAQRRKFSEVSLEHGAVLVRAQVPPRDDTQGRVYQDGMIGSARVRLGTQRLLGAWFPELRRVLP, encoded by the coding sequence GTGTTCACGCTCTGTGTCCTGTCGGCGATGGTGCGGATGGATCGCACGGCCGATGGGGCGGCTCAGCTCCGGCTGGGCGAGTCGGTGGACGTCCTGGCGCCCGCCGCGGGGCGGGTGGTGTCGGTGGACGTGGGGTTGGGTCAGGACGTCACGGTCGGACAGGTGCTGGCGCGGCTGGAGACGGGCTCGGGGCCGGTGGAGGTCACGGCCCCCCAGCCGGCGCGGGTGTACTTCTTGTTGGAGCCGGAGACGCAGGTCGCGGAGGGCAAGCCGGTCGCGGCGCTGCGGCTCCCAGACACGGTGGTGTCCCTCTTCGTGCTCTTTCCAGGGGAGTTTCGCGCGGAGCTGGCGCCCGGGGTGCCGATGGAGTTGCAACTGGACGGCGTGCCCCAGCCCATCGAAACGGTCATCGAGTCGGTGGAGGGGCCGGAGGCGTCGCTCCGGTACGCCCAGCGGCGGAAGTTCTCGGAGGTGTCCCTGGAGCACGGGGCCGTGCTGGTGCGAGCGCAGGTGCCGCCGCGCGACGACACACAGGGCCGCGTCTACCAGGACGGGATGATCGGCAGCGCCCGGGTGAGGCTGGGCACCCAGCGACTGCTGGGCGCGTGGTTCCCGGAGCTGCGCCGTGTACTGCCGTGA